One genomic segment of Pseudomonas sp. RU47 includes these proteins:
- a CDS encoding DUF2790 domain-containing protein: protein MNIRPLLLSAALACTAFAALAQANDTSATSKAVPYEYGMPLHVAKVVSLTEPPTQTCKVVTADMKYIDNAGKPEEISYRKLSDACNFQN from the coding sequence ATGAACATTCGTCCTTTATTGCTCAGCGCCGCCCTCGCCTGCACCGCGTTTGCCGCGCTGGCCCAGGCCAATGACACCTCTGCCACGTCCAAAGCCGTGCCCTATGAGTACGGCATGCCGCTGCATGTGGCCAAAGTGGTGTCGTTGACCGAGCCGCCAACACAAACGTGCAAAGTGGTGACGGCCGACATGAAGTACATCGACAACGCCGGTAAGCCTGAGGAAATCAGCTACCGGAAATTGTCTGACGCGTGCAACTTCCAGAACTGA
- a CDS encoding DUF3304 domain-containing protein, giving the protein MLTSENYTDRPILNFWINDFWGGNLFAMGGGGVMCCQRIEGETVRVSWILSRTGEQFRQGVQKENHEVILPLPRRKRGDVYLHVRFLPKNIVELKWSPDLVSPFAPSP; this is encoded by the coding sequence ATGCTGACGTCAGAAAACTATACAGATCGTCCAATTTTGAACTTTTGGATAAATGACTTTTGGGGAGGCAACCTGTTCGCAATGGGTGGCGGAGGGGTTATGTGCTGCCAACGAATTGAAGGAGAAACCGTTCGTGTTTCTTGGATTCTCAGTAGGACTGGCGAACAGTTTCGGCAAGGCGTCCAGAAGGAGAACCATGAGGTAATTTTACCGCTACCTCGCCGAAAACGTGGTGATGTGTATTTGCACGTGCGCTTTTTACCCAAAAATATTGTTGAGTTGAAATGGAGTCCAGACTTGGTCAGCCCGTTTGCTCCTTCTCCTTAG
- a CDS encoding DUF6708 domain-containing protein has translation MAKYGDAPTAVLSDDESTGEQPLELFITDEHTEYYLSLKAGSDRNRGLLSGLLGGVSALIALITGVWMALLGKWDGVGWMLLFGIPLFIVPIIIETRRSLPLPIIFNRRTQEVYFDNEGELYHTPWKGIEAVACEFDMVGLYSGSIRNASLEVLMKRLGEPENEIMVSIGTPAGKSLEMQKGFWEYIRSYMNNGPWFDHTGAHSESDDFVKSQLDLNLKQSEYLGAWRKIIREKKEAGDGSNYLTGTDFLMLLNNILFYPSNKIQDFVYERAKRRSRNRWPTVVTERLEADGPTTRLIDLERERGLTV, from the coding sequence ATGGCGAAATATGGTGATGCTCCTACCGCAGTTCTTAGTGACGACGAGTCGACGGGGGAGCAACCACTTGAGCTTTTTATAACTGATGAACACACAGAATACTATCTTTCACTAAAAGCTGGCAGTGATCGAAACCGCGGCTTGCTTAGCGGACTTCTCGGGGGAGTTTCAGCTCTGATTGCACTCATCACTGGCGTTTGGATGGCTTTACTGGGCAAGTGGGACGGAGTGGGCTGGATGTTACTTTTCGGGATACCGTTGTTCATTGTTCCAATCATCATCGAAACAAGACGCTCTTTACCGCTTCCCATAATTTTCAACCGACGAACACAGGAAGTCTATTTCGACAACGAAGGAGAGCTCTATCATACTCCTTGGAAGGGAATAGAGGCTGTAGCTTGCGAGTTCGACATGGTTGGCCTTTATTCTGGGAGCATCCGGAACGCCTCGCTTGAAGTATTAATGAAGCGCTTGGGAGAACCTGAAAACGAAATTATGGTCAGCATTGGTACGCCGGCGGGAAAGTCTTTAGAAATGCAGAAAGGATTCTGGGAATACATTCGCTCTTATATGAACAACGGCCCATGGTTCGACCACACTGGAGCTCATAGCGAATCGGATGACTTTGTAAAAAGCCAGTTAGACCTAAACTTAAAACAATCTGAATACTTAGGCGCATGGAGAAAAATCATTCGTGAAAAAAAAGAAGCTGGAGATGGAAGCAATTACTTAACTGGCACTGATTTTTTAATGCTACTAAACAATATACTCTTCTATCCATCAAACAAGATTCAAGACTTTGTTTATGAAAGAGCAAAGCGTCGTTCGCGAAACCGTTGGCCCACTGTCGTGACTGAGCGACTGGAAGCGGATGGTCCAACGACAAGATTAATTGATTTAGAGCGCGAGCGTGGTCTCACTGTTTGA
- a CDS encoding tetratricopeptide repeat protein: MSSAKIPIKLMTAALTLLTIIATESSALTHEQLQAKIQGIELYNQYKTISAIEFLKTAADGGDDEALYYLGEALRKNNRHMTPEAKKAYESSAKKGNIYSMIRLGRIEDDLCSTMKNCLPGEDSPSSWVIKAKSLAIQRATQGDSESMYLLYEMTGNDDWLEKSAENGFAFAQFRLATKYQEGSGSFLLPSRRNQAIERWMKASAENGYPLAMMGLAAIMIERNDLASFRNWNEKAADSSYVEGVFGYASYIGEENSKYGFAFDPIKSYALLSNLLELNGGGNVVRDVNDTLTGIEKNMSKEQIEKAKELAKTWKANHPPLSFFPDKLGY, encoded by the coding sequence ATGAGTTCAGCAAAGATACCAATAAAACTAATGACTGCGGCGTTAACGCTTTTAACTATAATAGCAACCGAATCATCTGCTCTTACGCACGAACAGCTTCAGGCAAAAATCCAAGGCATTGAACTCTACAATCAATACAAAACCATTTCTGCGATCGAATTTTTGAAAACCGCCGCTGACGGCGGAGATGATGAGGCGCTCTACTATCTGGGCGAAGCGTTAAGAAAAAATAACCGCCACATGACTCCGGAAGCTAAAAAAGCATACGAAAGCTCCGCAAAAAAGGGGAATATCTACTCTATGATTCGCCTTGGGAGAATTGAAGACGACTTGTGTTCAACCATGAAAAACTGCCTACCAGGTGAGGACTCTCCTAGCAGCTGGGTAATTAAAGCTAAAAGCCTTGCAATTCAACGCGCAACGCAGGGAGATAGCGAATCAATGTACCTATTATATGAAATGACAGGCAATGATGACTGGCTGGAGAAGTCAGCAGAGAACGGATTTGCATTTGCGCAGTTCCGTCTGGCGACGAAGTACCAAGAAGGAAGTGGTTCATTTTTACTACCCTCGAGACGCAACCAAGCTATCGAACGATGGATGAAGGCGTCTGCTGAAAATGGTTATCCACTTGCAATGATGGGGTTAGCCGCAATCATGATCGAAAGAAATGATTTAGCCTCGTTCAGAAACTGGAACGAAAAAGCAGCTGACTCGAGCTACGTAGAAGGTGTATTTGGATATGCATCCTACATAGGCGAAGAAAACTCAAAATACGGTTTCGCATTCGACCCAATAAAATCATATGCTTTACTGTCAAATCTGCTGGAACTTAATGGTGGAGGCAATGTAGTACGAGACGTCAATGACACATTAACCGGCATAGAAAAAAACATGTCAAAAGAGCAAATAGAAAAAGCAAAAGAGCTCGCAAAAACGTGGAAGGCCAACCACCCGCCTCTCTCGTTCTTCCCTGATAAGCTAGGATATTAA
- a CDS encoding tetratricopeptide repeat protein, whose product MRLFRYFFVAIFLIITTPAFASKSAREVSAGIALYNQLKFDAAFPSLEKEAQSGNVESQYYLGEALRKRNRYMTPEAQHWYETAAMNGSIYAMIQLGRAKNDLCAIMENCPPSKKTQAEWFVEAKKITLPKANDGDPESLYLMYEITLDHKWLEKSANAGYPLAQYWMAVSERQGEGYFFIPGGRDASVRRWLLLSSEGGNPKAMMEYLETLYVKGEMESTRHWLEVAAATGEQAALSNYGAYISHTPDKVGYPLDLVKGYAIFSLLKELGDSGGVQDYVDRKIEKIAEKMTPEQIEQSKIVAQEWKATHPPVSFFPEKLSD is encoded by the coding sequence GTGAGGCTATTCAGGTATTTCTTTGTTGCAATATTTTTAATAATTACCACGCCTGCTTTTGCGTCAAAATCAGCGCGCGAAGTTTCTGCAGGCATTGCTTTATATAATCAGTTAAAATTTGACGCAGCCTTTCCCTCATTAGAAAAAGAAGCGCAATCTGGAAATGTGGAGTCGCAATACTACTTAGGCGAAGCGCTAAGAAAGCGCAACCGATATATGACGCCAGAAGCACAGCACTGGTATGAAACGGCGGCGATGAATGGCTCCATATACGCTATGATTCAGTTGGGCAGAGCAAAAAACGATCTTTGCGCAATAATGGAAAACTGTCCACCGTCAAAAAAAACTCAAGCCGAGTGGTTCGTGGAAGCCAAGAAAATCACTTTGCCAAAGGCAAATGACGGCGATCCAGAATCTCTGTATTTAATGTATGAAATCACCTTGGATCATAAGTGGTTAGAGAAATCTGCAAATGCAGGATATCCACTCGCGCAATATTGGATGGCTGTAAGTGAAAGACAAGGTGAAGGTTACTTCTTCATTCCTGGAGGACGTGATGCGTCAGTAAGAAGATGGCTACTACTCTCTTCCGAGGGTGGCAACCCAAAAGCCATGATGGAATATCTAGAAACACTGTATGTAAAAGGAGAAATGGAGAGCACTCGGCATTGGCTTGAAGTGGCCGCAGCAACCGGCGAGCAAGCAGCTCTGAGCAACTATGGAGCGTACATTTCACATACTCCCGACAAAGTTGGCTACCCACTGGACCTAGTTAAAGGCTACGCTATTTTTTCTTTGTTAAAGGAACTCGGCGACAGCGGTGGAGTGCAAGATTATGTTGACCGTAAAATTGAAAAGATTGCTGAAAAAATGACACCAGAACAAATTGAACAGTCAAAAATTGTTGCGCAAGAGTGGAAAGCCACCCATCCACCTGTTTCTTTTTTCCCCGAAAAACTTAGCGACTGA